taggtgcccccatagtgccccatacagccccatagccccatagtgtcccatagagccccatagaaaaccAACTGTGCCCCATAGACGCTCCATAAACCCCATTGTGCCCATTTGAGCCCCATAAACCCCACCAGTCCCCATAGACTCACATAAACcctattgtgccccatagagctccaaATGAACTCCATTGTGCCCATAGAatgccccatagaacccttaCTTGCTCCGCATAGAACTCCATGAACTCCatggtgccccatagagccccatagaacacccatatgccccatagagccccatagaaactcACATAGTGCCCAGTagaccccattgtgccccacagagccccatagaggctccatagaaccccatagtgccccacagaaccccacgAAGCCCATAGCAACCCTATTGTTGCCCGATAGAGCCCCAGataaccccatagtgccccattgagccccatagaaccccatagtgccccatagagctccatagaaccccatagtgccccacagaaccccacagagccccatagaaccctattgTGCCCGATAGAGCCCCAGataaccccatagtgccccattgagccccatagaaccccatagaaccccatagtgccccatagtgccccatagagccccatagagcccatagtgtcccatagagccccatagaacccaactgtgccccatagagctccatagaaccccattgtgccccattgagccccatagaaccccacagtgccccatagagccccatagaaccctattgtgccccatagagctccatagaactccattgtgccccatagagccccatagaaccccatagtgccccatagaaccccattgtgccccatagagccccatagagctccatagaaccccatagtgccccacagaaccccatagagccccatagaaccccattgtgccccatagagcccatagtgtcccatagaaccccactgtgccccatagagctccatagaaccccattgtgccccatagagccccatagaaccccatagtgccccatagagccccatagaaccccatagtgccccatagaaccccattgtgccccacagaaccccatagagctccatagaaccccattgtgccccatagagccccatagcgccccatagaaccccatagtgccccatagagccccacagaaccccatagagctccatagaaccccatagaaccctattgtaccccatagagccccatagaaccccattgtgccccatagagccccatagaaccccattgtgccccatagagccccatagaaccccacagtgccccatagagccccatagaaccctattgtgccccatagagccccatagagctccatagaaccccatagtgccccacagaaccccacagagccccatagaaccctcatagagccccacagaccccacagagccccatagagaccccatagagatcccatagaccccatagagaccccatagaaccccatagagccccatatataccccatagagcctcaatacaaccccatagaccccccatagaaacccatagagctccataaaaccatagtgccccacagagccccgtagaaaccccatagtggccccatagagccccacgaaccccatagagctgcatagaaccatagaacccTAATTGTACCCATAGAGCCATAGAACCCATTGTGCCTCTAGAGACCCATTACAAACCCATAGTGCCCGATAGAAGCCCAGAGAGAGACACATAGAGGCCCACAGGGACACATtgagaaccatagagacccatagggatgcatagggacccatagaaccccatagagcccccataagagacccatagagccccatagaaccccatagagacccatagaacccaatagagaacccattagaacccataGGCCCCCAGAGGACCAGCCATAGAACCCATGTGCCcgcatagagaccccatagacacccatgAGAACACGCCATAGAGGCCTCATAGAGACTCCATatgaaccccatagagcaccatagagaacctagagaccccatagagcctcatagagacccatagaacccatagagccccataagagACGCCATAaacccaatagagaccccattagagACCGCATAGCagcccatagaacccattgtgccccatacGAGGACCCCATACCACCCTAGTGCCCGATAGAGGCCCAGACGAGACACATAGAGGCCCACAGGGACCACATTGAagacccatagaggacccatagGGATGCCTAGGGGACCCgcatagaaccccatagagcccatagacccATAAAGATcccatagaaccatagagcccatagagcccactagagacacatagagacccatagatccccataagatccccatagagaacccatagagccccatagaaccccattgtgccccatagagaccccatacaaccccatagtGCCCGATAGAGCCCCAGAGAGACACATAGAGGCCCACAGGGACACATtgagaaccatagagacccatagagccccatagagacccatagaaccccatagagccccatagaccgcccatagagatccatagaccccatatgaAGCCCCAATGAGCGTCCctagagacacatagagacccatagagaccccatagaaccatagagcACATAGAAGAACCCATAGATCCCGGGCAGTAGGATTCCCAGGTAGAGAAAGGCGCTGCATAGATTATCGAAGCTCGCAATATACCAATGACTGACTCACATTTTAGAGCCCTGATAGAGCCCATATAGAGACCTATCATTTCAGTATAAATGACCACCCTAAGCCCGCCACATATTCAAATGAAGCCAAAGCCCTCCCTAAGCCGCTCACTCCCCACTGTCCTCCATCTTCTTAATCAATCTATACACACTTTTCTCTCGCAGACCATACCTAATCAGCTCATCCCTTTGCCCCTAAGCCCCTCCCACATATTCAAATGACCCCATCCTCCCAGCCCCTTCCTAAGCCCCTCCCACTTCCCGCTCCTCAGCCAATCAGCTCCTCCCAGGTCCCCTAAGCCCCTCCCACTCCCCACCCATCAGCCAATCAGCTCCTCCCTGGTTCCCTAAGCCCCtccccccattgtcccccagCCAATCAGCTGCTCCCAGGTCCCCTAAGCCCCTCCCACTCATTGTCCCTCATCCAATCATCTcccccctgccctcccagcCATCCAATCAGCTCATCCCTTTGCCCCTAAGCCCCGCCCACGTATTCAAATGAACCCAGAGCTCATCCCTAAGCCCCtccccccattgtcccccatcCAATCAGCTCCAACCCCAGCCCTAAGCCCCTCCCACCCATTGTCCCCCATCCAATCAGCTCCCAGGTCTCCCAAGCCCCTCCCACCCATTGTCCCCCATCCAATCAGCTCCAACCCCACCCCTAAGCCTCGCCCACATATTCAAATGAAGCCAGAGCCCATTCCTAAGCCCCTCCCACTCTCCACCCATCAGCCAATCAGCTGCTCCCTGTCCCCTAAGCCCctccccccattatcccccatcCAATCAGCTTCTCCCTTTGCccctaagccccgcccacatATTCAAATGAACCCAGAGCTCATCCCTAAGCCCCTCCCACCCATTGGTGCCCCATCCAATCATGTCCCCCCCGCCCTCCCAGCCATCCAATCAGCTCCTCCCTTTGCCCCCCTAAGCCCCGCCCACGTGTGCATGTGCAGCCAATGGCTGGCGACGTCGAGGCATAGGCTGAGCTGTAGGACGGGGGCGGCCATTGGATACAACAGGGCCAGGttgagctgcaggcacagcaacGAGCAGCGGTCGGTCAGCATGTCCAACATGGCGCCCAACCGGGAGCCTAGGGGGCAAAGGTCATAAGGTCATGGGGTCATGAGGTCAAAGGTTGTGGGGTCATGGAGTCATTGGATGTGTGGGGTCGGTCAGCATGTCCAACATGGCGCCCAACCGGGAGCCTAAAGGGTAAAGGGCAAGGGGAGGTCAAAggttatggggtcatggggtcaaaGGTTGAGGGGtcaatggggttggggggtcaatggggtcgTGGGGTCAAAGGTcgtggggtcaatggggttggggggtcaTGGGGTTGTCCAACATGGCGCCCAACTGGGAGCCTAAAGGGTAAAGGTCAATGTGGGGTCAAAGGTCACGAGGGCCTGGGGTCATGGGGGTCGAGGGGTCAAAGGttgtggggtcaatggggtttgAGGTCATGGGGTCACGGGGTCACGGGGtcatggggtcaatggggtcgTAGGATGTGTGGGATCCGTCAGCATGTCCAACATGGCGCCCAACCGGGAGCCTAGGGGTCAAAGGGTAAAGGTCAAGGGTCATGGGGTTGAGGGGTCAAAggttatggggtcatggggtgaaaggttatggggttgtggggtcaatggggttgtAGGGTCAGTCAGCATGTCCAACATGGCGCCCACATGGGAGCCTAGAGGGTAAAGGTCAAGGGGAGGTCAAAGGTCATGAGGTTATGTGGTCATGGGGTCAAAGGTTgaggggtcatggggtcacaAAGGTCACTAGGGCCTGGGGTcatggggttgtggggtcatggggtcatggggtcattGGATGTGTGGGGTCGGTCAGCATGTCCAACATGGTGCCCAACTGGGAGCCTAGGGGGTAAAGGGCAAAGGTCAAGGGTCATGAGGTCATGAGGTCAAAGGTTGTGGGGTCATGGGGTGAAAGGTCATGGGGTcatggggttgtggggtcaatggggttgtggggtccGTCAGCATGTCCAACATGGCGCCCACACGGGAGCCTAGGGGTCAGAGAGCAAAGGTCAAGGGTCATGAGGTCATGAGGTCACAAGGTCATGGGGTcatggggttgtggggtcatggggttatggggttgtggggtcaaAGGttgtggggtcaatggggttctGGGGTCCGTCAGCATGTCCAACATGGCGCCCACACGGGAGCCTAGGGGTCAAAGGGTAAAGGTCAAAGGTCATGGGGTCATGAGGTCAAAGGTTGTGGGGTCATGGGGGTCGTGGGGTCAAAGGttgtggggtcaatggggtcaaaGGGGAGTCATGGGGTCTGTCAGCATGACCAACATGGCGCCCACACGGGAGCCTAGGGGGTAAAGGGCAAAGGTCAAGGGTCATGAGGTCATGAGGTCAAAggttatggggtcatggggtgAAAggttatggggtcatggggtcacgGGGTCACGGGGtcatggggtcaatggggtcgTAGGATGTGTGGGATCTGTCAGCATGTCCAACATGGCGCCCACACGGGAGCCTAGGGGTCAAAGGGCAATGTGGGGTCAAGGGTCATGAGGtcatggggtcatggggtcatgAGTTGTGGGGTCAAAGGttgtggggtcaatggggttcgAGGGCCTGGGGTCGTGGGGTCCGTCAGCATGTCCAACATGGCGCCCACATGGGAACCTAGGGGTCAGAGGTCAACCTGGGGTCAAAGGTCATGAGGTCATGGGGTCACAAGGTCATGGGGTcatggggttgtggggtcaaAGGTTGTGGGGTCAGGGGGTCATTGGATGTGTGGGGTCGGTCAGCATGTCCAACATGGCGCCCAACCGGGAGCCTAGGGGTCAAAGGGCAATGTGAGGTCAAGGGTCATGAGGTCATGAGGTCAAAggttatggggtcatggggttgtggggtcaaAGGGGAGTCATGGGGTCAGTCAGCATGTCCAACATGGCGCCCACATGGGAACCTAGGAGGTAAAGGTCAACCTGGGGTCAAAGGTCATGAGGTCATGAGGTCAAAGGTtgtggggtcatggggtcatggggtcactAGGGCCTGGGGTCATGGGGTTGAGGGGTCAAAGGGGAGTCATGGGGTCTGTCAGCACGTCCAACATGGCGCCCAGACAGGAACCTAGAGGGGCAAAGGTCAAGGGGAGGGCAAAGGTCACAAGGTCCTGGACTCATGAGGTCAAAGGTCATGGAGTGGTGAGGTCAAAGGTTATGAGGTCATAGGGTCCCAACCGGAAGTGCCCCGTAACAGGAAGTGCCCAGAACAGGAAGTGCCCCATAACAGGAAGTGCCCAGAACAGGAAGTCCCACCCACCGGAAGTGCCCCATAACAGGAAGTGCCCCATAACAGGAAGTGCCCCATAACAGGAAGTGCCCCCCATAACAGGAAGTGCCCCAAAACAGGAAGTGCCCAGAACAGGAAGTGCCCCATAACAGGAAGTGCCCATAACAGGAAGTGCCCATAACAGGAAGTCCCGCCCACCGGAAGAGCCCCATAACAGGAAGTGCCCCAAAACAGGAAGTGCCCAGAACAGGAAGTGCCCCATAACAGGAAGTCCCGCCCACCGGAAGTGCCCCATAACAGGAAGTGCCCCATAACAGGAAGTCCCACCCACCGGAAGTGcccccaaacaggaagtcccgCCCACTTACCTTGATTGAGCCACCTTGCAGCCAATCCATCCACAGCGTCCAGGGCGGCGCTGAGCCCATAGCACACAGCAGCGGGAACCGGGGAGTGGGGCATCAATAGGAACGACACGGCTGACAGCACAACGCGGATGTAGCCTGATatatggggcagacccatagatcaggacccatagaaccccattgggtcctatagagccccatagacccccatagaaccccatagagacccattgtgccctataggacccaatagagccccacagagccccattgAGACACATAGAGACtaatagggacacatagggacccatagggacacatagggacccactgagacctatagaccccatagggacccatagggacacatagagaccaataaggaccaatagagaccccataaagatccatagagatcccataaggacccatagggaccccatagaaatacatagggacccatagaccccatagagaccccatagagaccccatagggacacatagagaccccatagagacccatagagacccatagggacccatagagatccatagagaccccatagagccccataaagatccatagagaccccatagggacccatagggacacatagagaccaagagggaccccatagcaactcatagagacccacagggacacattgagacccatagggacccatagagacacataaaccccatagagacccatagggacacatagagacacatagggacccatagggacacattgggacccatagggatacatagggacacatagaaccccatagagacccatagggacccataaagacacatagggacccatagagacccatagggacacatagagacacatagagacccatagggacacatagagacccatagggaccaatagggacccatagggaccaatagggacccatagggacacatagtgacccatagggaccaatagagactcatagggacccatagggacccatagggaccaatagggacacatagtgacccatagagacacatagggacccatagggacccatagggacccatagagacccatagagccccatagagcccataggtGCCCATGGCGGCGCTGAGCCCATAGCACACAGCAGCGGGAACCGGGGAGTGGGGCATCAATAGGAACGACAGCGACGACAGCACAACGCGGATATAGCCTGATATAtggggacacatagggacacattgagacccatagggatgaatAGGGATgaatagaccccatagagacccatagggatgaatagaccccatagagacccactgaccccatagggacccatagagacccatagagacccatagggacacatagggatgaatagaccccatagagacccattgaccccattgggacccatagggacccatagagacccatagggacacatagggacccatagagacccatagggatgaatagaccccatagagacccatagagaacccatagagacccatagggacccatagacccatagagacccatagagacccatagacctATATagacccaatagggaccccatagagacccatacagaccccacaggaacccatagagacccatagagacccatagggatgaatagaccccatagagaccccattgggatcccatagagacccatagggacccatacagaccatatagggacccatacaaaccccatagagacccatagggacccactgagacctatagaccccatagggacccatagggacacacagagacccatagggacacatagagacccactgagacctatagaccccatagggacccatagagacccatagggacacatagagacccatagggacacatagggacacatagggacccatagggacacatagggaccaaatagagaccccatagagacccatagagacccatagggacacatagggacccatagggatacatagggacacatagaccccattcagacccatagagaccccatagagaccccattgggacccatagggacccatagggacacacagagacccatagggacacctatagaccccatagggacacatagagacccatagggacacatagagacccatagggacacatagggacacatagagaccccatagagacccatagagacccatagagaccccatagagagacatagggacccatagggacccatagagacacatagggacccatagagacacacagagaccccatagggacctatagggaaTAATAtggacacatagagacccatagggaccccatacaGAACCATTGTGCCCcttagaaccccatagagacctatagagacccatagggatccattgagacccatagtgacccatagagccccatagagcccataggtGCCCATGGCGGCGCTGAGCCCATAGCACACAGCAGCGGGAACCGGGGAGTGGGGCATCAATAGGAACGACAGCGACGACAGCACAACGCGGATATAGCCTGATatatggggcagacccatagatcaggacccatagaaccccattgggtcctatagagccccatagaaccctattgtgccccatagagacacatagggacacatagggacccatagggacacatagggacacatagaaccccatagagacccatagagaccccatagaccccatagagtgccccatagagacacatagagatccatacagaaccatagggacccatagggaaccatagagacccatagagaccccatagaccccatagaaacccattgaccccattgggacccatagggacccatagagacacatagatCCCAttcagacccatagagacccatagggacaaatagagatccatagagacccatagaccccattgggacccattggaACCCACTGACCCTATTGAGacctattgggacccatagagatccattgAGAgccagagaccccatagagacccataggggcacatagagacccatagagaccccatagggacccatagagacccatagggacccatagagatacatagggacccatagagacccatagggacccatagagatacatagggacccatagagacccatagagatacatagagatacatagggacccatagagaccacattgggacccatagggatacatagggacacacagaccccattcagacccatagagacccaatacAGACCCCATTGGGACaccatagagactccatagagacccatagggacccatagagacacatagagatccatagggacccatacagacccatagggacacatagagacccatagagacacatagggacacactgagacccatagggacacatagagacccatagggacacatagggacacatagggacacatagggacacatagggacacatagggacacatagagatccatagggacccatacagacccatagagacacatagggacacatagggacacatagggacacatagggacacatagagacccagagggaccccatagggaccccatagaaccctatagtgtcccatagaaccccatagaaacccattgagaccccatagagccccatagagaccccatatagagacataggacccatagagacctatagggacccatagagatcgatagagacccatagagatgcacagagaccccatagagacccacagagacccatagggaccccataaagatccatagagagacatagggacccatagggacacatagggacacatagagaccaataaggaccaatagagaccccataaagatacatagagaccccataagacccatagggaccccatagaaatacatagggacccatagagaccccatagggacccatagggaccaatagggacccatagggacacatagggacctatagagggccatagagacacatagagacccatagggaccccatagagacacatagagacccatagggacccatagagacacatagggacacatagagagacatagggacccatagggaccccattgggtcctatagagccccacagaggcCCATTGTGCCCTATAGGACCCAATAGCgtcccatagagacacacagagacccaaagggacacatagagacccatagggacccatagagacacatagagacccatagggacccatagagatacataaaGACCCCATTGAGTGCTCCATAGAGAcctacagagccccatagggacccatagagacccatagagatcgatagagacccatagaaaccccatagggaccccattgggTCCTATAGAGTCCCATAGAACcctattgtgccccatagaaacacatagggaccccatagggatgcattgaccccattgggacccatagggacccatagagacccatagggacacatagggacacatagggacccatagagacccactgtgccctataggacccaatagtgccccatagagccccatagaaccccatagagacccatagggacacatagggacccacagggacccacTGAgacctatagaccccatagggacacatagggacacacagggacacatagggacccatagagacccatagggacacatagagacccattgagaccccataaagatccatacagaccccataggaaccccatagggacccatagagaccccatagagacacatatggacacatagggacccatagagacacataggggcccatagagaccacattgggacccatagggacacatagagacccatagagatccatagggacacatagggacccatagagatccatagggacacatagggacccatagagacccatagggacccatggggaccccatagggaccccatagagacccatatggacacatagggaccccatagagacccatatggacacatagggaccccatagagacccatatggacacatagggaccccataaagatccatagagaccccatagggacccatagggacccatagagacccatagagacccatagagacccatatggacacatagggacacatagagacccatagagatccatagggacacatagggacccatagagacccatagag
Above is a genomic segment from Coturnix japonica isolate 7356 unplaced genomic scaffold, Coturnix japonica 2.1 chrUnrandom704, whole genome shotgun sequence containing:
- the CDIPT gene encoding CDP-diacylglycerol--inositol 3-phosphatidyltransferase — protein: MASRDPNVFLFVPNVIGYIRVVLSAVSFLLMPHSPVPAAVCYGLSAALDAVDGLAARWLNQGSRVGAMLDMLTDPRTPLTPQPLTPQPHNPMTPQPHDPMTL